A region from the Paraburkholderia youngii genome encodes:
- a CDS encoding ABC transporter permease, whose translation MNRARLSADAAARTEPARALMSPSPARRVWQRFRQQRLGYWSLIIFVVAFAASLVGPLWSNDKPVVVRYDGHLYFPLVKTYAETTFGGDFPTPTDYLDPYIRHRFDAPGNFALYPPNHYYYDTLNYFSKAPNPAPPSRENWLGTDDRGRDLFARLLYGFGVSVVFGLVLTVISTIVGIVAGAVQGYFGGRTDIVGQRLIEVWNAMPQLYLLIIFSSIFERSFALLIVLLSLFNWIGLSDYVRAEFLRNRQQDYVRAARAMGLSHWQIMWRHVLPNSLTPVITFLPFSMSSAILALTSLDFLGLGVPPPTPSLGELLAQGKANLDAWWISVSTFGVLVAMLLLLTFMGDALRNALDTRISDAIHAGGGQ comes from the coding sequence ATGAATCGAGCCCGCCTTTCCGCCGATGCGGCGGCACGCACCGAACCCGCGCGCGCACTGATGTCGCCGTCGCCGGCGCGTCGCGTGTGGCAGCGGTTTCGCCAGCAGCGTCTCGGCTACTGGAGCCTGATCATCTTCGTCGTCGCGTTCGCGGCGAGCCTCGTGGGGCCGCTGTGGTCGAACGACAAGCCGGTCGTCGTGCGCTATGACGGTCATCTGTATTTTCCGCTCGTGAAGACCTACGCCGAGACCACCTTCGGTGGCGACTTCCCGACGCCGACCGATTACCTCGATCCGTACATCCGTCACCGCTTCGACGCTCCGGGCAACTTCGCGCTGTATCCGCCGAATCATTACTACTACGACACGCTCAACTACTTCTCGAAGGCGCCCAACCCGGCGCCGCCGTCGCGCGAAAACTGGCTCGGTACCGACGACCGCGGCCGCGATCTGTTCGCGCGTCTGCTGTACGGCTTTGGCGTGTCGGTCGTGTTCGGCCTCGTGCTGACCGTGATCAGCACGATAGTCGGCATCGTCGCGGGGGCGGTGCAAGGTTACTTCGGAGGGCGAACGGACATCGTCGGGCAGCGCTTGATCGAAGTCTGGAACGCGATGCCTCAGCTTTATCTGCTGATCATCTTTTCGTCGATCTTCGAGCGCAGCTTCGCGCTGCTGATCGTGCTGCTGTCGCTGTTCAACTGGATCGGCCTGTCCGATTACGTGCGCGCCGAATTCCTGCGCAATCGCCAGCAGGACTATGTGCGCGCCGCGCGCGCGATGGGCTTGTCGCATTGGCAGATCATGTGGCGTCACGTGTTGCCGAACAGTCTGACGCCAGTCATCACGTTCCTGCCGTTCAGCATGAGCAGCGCGATTCTCGCGCTGACGAGTCTCGACTTCCTCGGCCTCGGCGTGCCGCCGCCGACGCCGAGCTTGGGCGAATTGCTCGCTCAGGGCAAGGCGAATCTCGACGCATGGTGGATCTCAGTGTCGACCTTCGGCGTGCTGGTGGCGATGCTGTTGCTATTGACCTTCATGGGCGACGCGCTGCGCAACGCGCTCGACACGCGTATCTCCGATGCGATACACGCCGGAGGTGGCCAATGA
- a CDS encoding ABC transporter ATP-binding protein — protein MSALPQIDPPSTDMPLLELDHLRVAFGDTVAVDDVTLAIARGERVALVGESGSGKSVTALSVLRLLNDAQVSGAVRFDGEDLLAKSERSMRGLRGSDIAMIFQEPMTALNPLYTIGDQIAETIVVHDGVSVAEACRRAVALLARTGITEPEKRVNSYPHQLSGGQRQRAMIAMALACRPRLLLADEPTTALDVTIRAQIVELLLELQRDEAQKRGMAVLLITHDLNLVRHFAQRVAVMERGVLVETGTVGQVFEAPRHPYTQRLLASRPQREVAPVLPISPVLLEARDVSVDFKTKLPGLRGWFGAGRFRAVDAANVSVRQGETLGIVGESGSGKSTLAMALLGLQRTAHGEIQFQGRALASYRGAEKTALRSNMQVVFQDPFSSLSPRQTIERIVGEGLALHRPQMTPQARRDKVLAVLREVGIDRTALYRYPHEFSGGQRQRIAIARALVLEPRVLILDEPTSALDVSIQQQVLKLLTGLQHKYNLGFVFISHDLEVIGAMAHRVVVMQNGSIVETGEVEKIFAAPAHPYTRKLLKAALDR, from the coding sequence ATGAGCGCGCTGCCGCAAATCGATCCGCCATCGACGGATATGCCGCTGCTCGAACTCGACCATCTGCGCGTTGCGTTCGGCGACACGGTGGCCGTCGACGACGTCACGCTCGCGATCGCGCGCGGCGAGCGCGTCGCGCTCGTCGGCGAGTCGGGTTCGGGCAAGAGCGTGACCGCGCTGTCGGTGCTGCGCCTGCTGAACGACGCGCAGGTGAGCGGCGCGGTCCGCTTCGATGGTGAAGATCTGCTCGCGAAGAGCGAGCGCTCGATGCGCGGCCTGCGCGGCTCGGACATCGCGATGATCTTCCAGGAGCCGATGACCGCGCTCAATCCGCTGTATACGATCGGCGACCAGATTGCCGAGACGATCGTCGTGCATGACGGCGTCAGCGTGGCCGAGGCGTGCCGGCGCGCGGTCGCGTTGCTTGCGCGCACCGGCATCACCGAACCGGAGAAGCGCGTCAACAGCTATCCGCATCAGCTATCGGGCGGCCAGCGGCAGCGCGCGATGATCGCGATGGCGCTCGCCTGCCGGCCGCGCCTGTTGCTCGCCGACGAGCCGACCACTGCGCTCGACGTGACGATTCGCGCGCAGATCGTCGAACTGCTGCTGGAGTTGCAGCGCGACGAAGCGCAAAAGCGCGGCATGGCCGTGCTGCTGATCACGCACGACCTGAACCTGGTGCGTCACTTCGCGCAGCGCGTCGCGGTGATGGAGCGGGGCGTGCTGGTCGAAACCGGCACGGTCGGGCAGGTCTTCGAGGCGCCGCGCCATCCTTATACCCAGCGGCTGCTCGCCAGCCGGCCGCAGCGCGAGGTCGCGCCGGTGCTGCCGATCTCGCCGGTGCTGCTCGAAGCTCGCGACGTGTCGGTCGACTTCAAAACGAAGCTGCCGGGCCTGCGCGGCTGGTTCGGCGCGGGGCGGTTTCGTGCGGTCGACGCGGCGAACGTGTCGGTACGCCAGGGCGAGACGCTCGGGATCGTCGGCGAATCAGGGTCGGGCAAGTCGACACTCGCGATGGCGCTGCTCGGTCTGCAGCGCACCGCGCACGGCGAGATCCAGTTTCAGGGCAGGGCGCTCGCGAGCTATCGCGGCGCCGAAAAGACCGCGCTGCGCTCGAATATGCAGGTTGTCTTTCAAGACCCTTTTAGTTCGCTTTCGCCGCGGCAGACGATCGAGCGGATCGTCGGCGAGGGGCTCGCGCTACATCGGCCGCAGATGACGCCGCAGGCGCGGCGCGACAAGGTGCTCGCGGTGCTGCGTGAAGTCGGCATCGACCGTACCGCGCTGTATCGCTATCCGCATGAGTTTTCGGGCGGGCAGCGGCAGCGCATCGCGATCGCGCGCGCGCTGGTACTCGAGCCGCGCGTGCTGATCCTCGACGAACCGACCAGCGCGCTCGACGTCTCGATTCAGCAGCAGGTGCTCAAGCTGCTCACCGGTTTGCAGCATAAGTACAACCTCGGCTTCGTGTTCATCAGTCACGATCTGGAGGTGATCG